A single genomic interval of Labeo rohita strain BAU-BD-2019 chromosome 13, IGBB_LRoh.1.0, whole genome shotgun sequence harbors:
- the chst3a gene encoding carbohydrate sulfotransferase 3a, giving the protein MRNKYAVIIICIVALVIIEKENNIISRVSDKLTLRRSPKTEPPLPYNASDALVIMDDNGSYPEDLYAENAIQAGRKHILLMATTRTGSSFVGEFFNQQGSNMFYLFEPLWHAERMLSIGSSGTNASTSVWVYRDVLQHLFLCNFSMLERFISPPPRDHITPALFRRESSKALCEEQVCSPVVKDVFERYHCKTRRCGPLNLTLASDACLGKQHRVIKTVRVRQLDTLRSLADDPRLDIRFIQLVRDPRAILASRMVAFASKYQNWKSWAVNGDVPIEDEEVKRLEGNCNNIRISAELGLSQPEWLKNRYMLVRYEDIARYPMQKAAEMYSFTGLPMTTQARDWILKNTHASTETSGVYSTQKNSSEQVEKWRLSIPFKLAQVVQKVCGPTMKLFGYRFVDSEQTLLNRSFSLLEEKQFI; this is encoded by the exons ATGAGGAACAAGTATGCAGTCATCATTATCTGCATTGTGGCACTTGTCATCATTGAAAAGGAAAACAACATTATTTCAAG GGTCTCGGACAAGCTGACACTCAGACGGAGCCCGAAGACGGAGCCTCCACTGCCCTACAATGCTTCCGATGCTCTTGTAATAATGGACGACAACGGTTCCTATCCCGAAGACCTGTATGCTGAGAACGCCATTCAGGCAGGGCGAAAGCACATCCTCTTGATGGCAACCACTCGCACAGGATCTTCCTTCGTTGGCGAGTTCTTCAACCAACAGGGCAGCAACATGTTTTACCTCTTTGAGCCGCTCTGGCACGCAGAGAGGATGCTATCGATTGGCTCGAGTGGGACAAATGCCAGCACTTCTGTTTGGGTGTACAGGGATGTCCTACAGCATCTCTTCTTGTGTAACTTCTCTATGTTGGAGCGCTTCATCAGCCCTCCTCCACGGGACCACATCACCCCTGCCCTGTTCCGCAGAGAGTCTAGCAAGGCCCTATGTGAGGAGCAAGTGTGCTCTCCAGTTGTAAAAGACGTTTTTGAGAGGTACCATTGCAAGACGAGACGTTGCGGGCCGCTCAATCTGACTTTGGCGTCCGATGCCTGCTTAGGAAAACAGCACAGGGTGATCAAAACAGTGAGGGTCCGACAACTAGACACACTTCGTTCTCTAGCAGATGACCCTCGGTTGGATATCAGATTCATCCAGCTGGTTAGAGACCCTCGAGCCATCCTCGCATCAAGGATGGTGGCCTTTGCAAGTAAGTACCAGAACTGGAAAAGCTGGGCAGTGAATGGAGATGTTCCTATAGAGGATGAAGAGGTCAAACGTCTTGAAggaaactgtaataatatccGCATCTCTGCCGAGTTGGGCTTAAGTCAGCCGGAATGGCTGAAAAACCGTTATATGCTAGTACGCTACGAGGATATCGCCAGGTACCCCATGCAAAAAGCAGCAGAAATGTACAGTTTCACAGGGCTTCCGATGACGACACAAGCACGGGATTGGATCCTCAAAAACACGCATGCATCAACCGAGACAAGTGGGGTGTATTCCACCCAAAAAAACTCTTCAGAACAGGTGGAGAAATGGCGACTTAGTATACCGTTCAAACTGGCCCAAGTTGTACAGAAAGTCTGTGGACCGACCATGAAACTTTTTGGGTATAGATTTGTAGACAGTGAACAGACACTTTTGAATAGATCTTTTAGTTTGCTTGAAGAAAAACAATTTATCTAG